One Phaseolus vulgaris cultivar G19833 chromosome 4, P. vulgaris v2.0, whole genome shotgun sequence DNA window includes the following coding sequences:
- the LOC137838563 gene encoding uncharacterized protein, whose protein sequence is MQAELAASQSRNDELNRVNEELRRTLQTQKERAVGEGMSMPPSPPRAFPMPFSPEIMQTVVPPNLVGVKASFTGVEDPEAHLTVFHTQMMLSGGSDAVYCKMFMSTLSGIAMEWFVSLPEGHITSFHQFSKLFTEQYIVNRAPSVVSYDLFDVRQYQGESLKDYLNRFGAQVVRLPSKDEDMLVHAFKKGVLPGPFSESLIRSHPSTFAEIRRRAVAHIVAKTEVSEKRGSAAPLKPRGGQGKQQQHTRVHEAKEGKKVQGKPRPYAPRKDQGRGRARENNAPPRYDFMVGLADLIALPAIAARLRVPEKTNKVLGRKKNEWCEFHQAFGHTLHFCLALGHQLAELVKSGFLADYLREAQGDRASGAQAGEQQHEIPVHGEVQTIAGGFSGGGCTASQRRRYARSIMAMDSVDEGHFPEVDITFKKADLRDVVPHDNDPVVISLITAGRRVHRVLVDQGSSVDVMFWPTFNKLQLSPDQLRSYTRCLYGFAGDQVEVWGYIKLRTTFTDGTTARTEKISLRQKRSICHVTSTPPPGVLEERSMVRGTHDD, encoded by the exons ATGCAGGCGGAGTTGGCTGCATCGCagagcaggaacgacgagctgaatcgcgtgaATGAGGAGCTGAGGAGGACGTTGCAGACGCAAAAGGAACGCGCAGTTGGAGAAGGGATGTCGATGCCACCATCACCTCCGAGAGCGTTCcctatgccattctcccctgaaatcatgCAAACCGTGGTACCTCCCAACCTAGTGGGAGTGAAGGCGTCGTTCACGGGGGTAGAAGATCCAGAAGCGCATCTGACGGTGttccacactcagatgatgctgtctgggggctcagatgccgtgtattgcaagatgttcatgagtacACTGAGTGGAATCGCCATGGAATGGTTCGTGAGTCtgccagagggtcatatcacgtccttccatcagttttcgaagcttttcactgagcagtacatcgttaaCAGAGCACCTTCAGTGGTGTCatacgatctgttcgatgtaCGCCAATAtcaaggtgagtcgctgaaagactacctcaaccgcttcggagcacaagtggttagattgcccagcaaggacgaggatatgctggtgcatgcatttaagaagggagtgttgCCTGGTCCCTtcagtgagtcgctcatcagaagccatcccagcacctttgcggaGATCCGGCgacgcgcggtggcgcacatagtggcaaagacagaggtttctgagaaaagaggaagtgctgcaccactgAAGCCGCGTGGAGGACAGGGGAAGCAACAGCAGCAcacgagggtgcatgaggcaaagGAGGGAAAGAAGGTGCAGGGGAAACCTCGTCCTTATGCACCCAGGAAGGACCagggcagggggcgtgcaagggagaataatgcACCCCCAAGATACGATTTCATGGtagggttggcggatctgatcgcccttCCTGCCATAGCCGCGAGActccgagtaccagagaagacaaaTAAGGTACTTGGGAGGAAAAAGaacgagtggtgtgagtttcaccaagcctttggccacacactccacttctgcttggcgttgggacaccagcTGGCGGAGTTGGTAAAGTCTGGGTTCCTGGCAGATTACCTGCGGGAggcgcagggtgatcgcgcatcGGGGGCACAGGcgggagaacagcagcatgaaatCCCTGTGCACGGGGAGGTGCAAACGATTGCGGGAGGCTTCTCCGGTgggggatgcaccgcatcacaaagAAGAAGGTATGCTCGATCGATTATGGCCATGGACTCGGTGGACGAGGGCCATTTCCCCGAGGTAGATATCACTTTCAagaaagctgatctacgggacgttgtaccgcacgacaacgatcctgtggtcatctccctcatcacagcaggaaggcgagtgcacagagtgctcgtagaccaagggagctcggtagacgtcatgttctggccgacgttcaACAAGTTGCAGCTGTCCCCCGATCAACTAAGGTCGTATACCAGGTGTCTTTACggctttgcaggggatcaggtagaggtgtgGGGGTACATTaagctgaggacgacgttcaccgATGGAACAACAGCCCGCACCGAaaagataag CCTTAGGCAGAAAAGGAGCATATGCCATgtcacctcaacaccaccaccaGGTGTGCTCGAAGAGCGATCGATGGTTAGGGGAACGCATGACGATTAG
- the LOC137838564 gene encoding uncharacterized protein: MALERDRRLHREPPIEYWNDLKGALKHCHIPSYYNRELMDKLERLQQRTMSVEEYRQKMELYMMRASIRENESTTIARFLSGLNLEIRDRVELLPYQDLNDLVQLCIKVEQQNLRKTSSRKEGSYSNSYPKRDFKREGSTSKEKPKETPKPISKDMLTPPIRTKDVKCFKCFGRGHVQAQCPNQRTLFLKGIDEYTSCEKEPSEKEEGGEDKRVYPLEGELLMIRRTLNNQTSVAIKTQRENIFHTRCKVLENICSLIVDSGSCCNCCSSRFVEKLNLKVVPHPKPFKLQWINEDGELTVDKQVKVEFSIVNKKGVHVDPEKIKVIQEWLGDVRSFHGLASFYRRFVPNFSSLASPLNELVKKDTTFRWGEKHEQPFKRLKAQLTNAPILALPNFAKTFELECDASGVGIGAVLLQGGHPIAYFSEKLQGATLNYHTYDKELYALVRALKTWEHYLVSKEFVIHSDHESLKYLKGQYKLNKRHAKWMEFHEQFPYVIKYKKGSTNIVV; encoded by the exons atgGCTTTAGAGAGAGATAGGCgccttcatagggaacctcccatagagtattggaatgaccttaagGGAGCCCTAAAGCACTGCCATATACCCTCCTATTataatagggagttgatggacaagctcgaaagactccaacaaagaactatgagtgtagaggagtataggcaaaagatggagctatacatgatgagagcctccattagagAGAATGAGtccaccaccatagctagattcttaagtgggttaaatcttgagataagagatagagttgaactcttaccttatcaagacttaaatgatttggttcaactatgtatcaaagttgaacaacaaaatttaagaaaaacttCAAGTCGAAAGGAAGGTTCATACTCTAACTCCTATCCAAAAAGAgattttaaaagggagggtagtacatccaaggaaaaaccaaaagagactCCCAAACCCATAAGCAAAGATATGCTCACTCCACCCATTCGCACTAAGgatgttaaatgttttaaatgctttggaagaggacatgtgcaagctcaatgtccaaaccaaagaaccTTGTTTTTGAAAGGAATAGATGAATATACTAGTTGTGAAAAAGAACCTAGTGAGAAAGAAGAAGGGGGAGAAGACAAGAGAGTGTATCCTTTAGAGGGGGAATTATTGATGATTAGAAGGACCCTCAACAACCAAACTAGTGTGGCCAtaaaaacacaaagagagaacatctttcacacaagatgcaaagttttagaaaacatatgttctctcattgtggatagtggttcatgttgcaattgttgtagctcTAGGTTTGTTGAAAAGTTAAATCTAAAAGTAGTCCCTCATCCTAAACCTTTCAAGCTTCAATGGATAaatgaagatggggaactaactgtagataaacaagtgaaggtcgagttttctatag taaacaaaaagggggtacatgttgaccctgaaaaaatcaaagtcatccaAGAATGGCtaggagatgttaggagctTTCATGGTTTGGCTAGCTTCTATAGACGCTTTGtgcctaacttctcaagtctagcttcaccactcaatgagttagtgaagaaagacactacATTTCGTTGGGGTGAAAAGCATGAACAACCCTTtaaaaggctaaaagctcaacttactaatgcacccattctagctttaccaaattttgctaaaacttttgagctagagtgtgatgcatcgggggttggcataggtgcggttttgttacAAGGGGGACAtccaattgcttattttagtgaaaaacttcaagGAGCCACCCTTAACTACcacacctatgacaaagagctctacgcacttgtgagggccttaaaaacttgggaacactatcttGTTTCTAAAGAATTTGTTATACATAGTGAccatgagtctttaaaatatttgaaaggccaATACAAGCTCAATAAACGACAtgcaaaatggatggaatttcatgaacaatttccttatgttatcaaatacaagaagggaaGCACAAATATAGTggtgtga